Proteins encoded by one window of Candidatus Sumerlaea chitinivorans:
- a CDS encoding Branched-chain amino acid transport ATP-binding protein LivF gives MTVPVLSLANVESGYGALRILKGISMEVHRGEIVTLIGSNGAGKTTTLNTICGVVRVRRGTILFDGSDISRMDTPDIARLGIAHVPEGRRLFPELTVRENLEMGAFLRTDSEAIRADMEEMYQLFPILRQRANQRAGSLSGGEQQMCAIARGLMSRPQILLLDEPSLGLAPKLVGQIFEIIQEINRRGTTVLLVEQNAHMALTIAHRGYVIATGEITLSGTGAELLANDMVKKLYLGEA, from the coding sequence ATGACTGTGCCCGTCCTATCCCTCGCAAATGTTGAATCTGGTTACGGTGCGCTTCGGATCCTGAAAGGCATAAGTATGGAGGTGCACCGTGGCGAGATCGTGACTCTTATCGGGTCCAACGGCGCTGGCAAAACAACGACCCTCAACACCATCTGTGGTGTGGTGCGGGTGCGACGGGGAACAATCCTTTTCGATGGAAGCGACATTAGCAGAATGGACACCCCAGACATTGCCCGATTAGGAATTGCCCATGTGCCGGAAGGACGTCGACTTTTTCCCGAGCTTACGGTCCGCGAAAACCTTGAGATGGGCGCGTTTTTGAGAACTGACAGCGAAGCCATTCGAGCGGACATGGAGGAAATGTACCAGCTATTTCCCATTCTGCGCCAACGCGCAAACCAGCGTGCGGGAAGCCTCTCGGGGGGTGAGCAACAGATGTGTGCAATCGCGCGCGGATTGATGTCACGCCCGCAGATCCTCTTGCTTGATGAACCTTCGCTCGGCCTGGCACCGAAGCTCGTTGGCCAAATTTTCGAGATTATCCAAGAAATCAACCGACGAGGAACTACTGTCCTCCTCGTGGAGCAAAACGCCCACATGGCCCTGACCATCGCGCATCGTGGCTATGTAATTGCGACGGGAGAAATTACTCTGTCAGGGACTGGGGCCGAGTTGCTGGCAAACGACATGGTCAAAAAGCTCTATCTCGGCGAAGCGTAA
- a CDS encoding Branched-chain amino acid transport ATP-binding protein LivG, which produces MIQQDARQQDPELRLPAGDAILEAVDVEKSFGGVHAVQGASIRLIRGWITSLIGPNGAGKTTLFNALTGCIPPDAGKIVFWARDNQPHRIERLRPDQIASLGIARTFQNIRLFSNLTALENVKIGLHPRMKSGLWGAILRPPSARREEREAESAALRFLEFCGLAGRAEELAGSLPYGLQRRLEIARALATGPSLLLLDEPAAGMNPTESQELMELLRKILERGITVFLIEHDMRVVMSISDWIYVLDEGMLIASGKPAEIQNHPKVIEAYLGETVAVAHAGGGACE; this is translated from the coding sequence ATGATTCAACAAGACGCAAGACAGCAGGATCCAGAACTTCGTTTACCCGCCGGAGACGCGATTCTGGAAGCGGTTGACGTCGAAAAATCATTTGGCGGTGTACACGCGGTCCAAGGCGCATCCATTCGTCTGATTCGCGGTTGGATCACCAGTTTAATTGGTCCGAATGGCGCCGGCAAGACCACGCTTTTCAACGCCCTCACCGGCTGCATTCCTCCAGATGCTGGCAAGATTGTCTTCTGGGCTCGTGACAATCAGCCGCACCGAATTGAGCGGCTGCGCCCCGATCAGATAGCCTCCCTCGGCATTGCGCGAACTTTTCAAAATATTCGTCTTTTTAGCAATCTCACCGCCCTTGAAAATGTCAAAATTGGCCTTCACCCGCGTATGAAGTCCGGGTTATGGGGAGCCATACTCAGGCCGCCGTCGGCACGGCGCGAAGAGCGAGAGGCGGAAAGTGCTGCCCTTCGATTCCTCGAGTTTTGCGGACTGGCTGGCCGAGCGGAGGAACTGGCCGGAAGCTTGCCCTATGGACTGCAGCGCCGGCTGGAAATTGCCCGTGCATTAGCAACCGGTCCGTCCCTTCTTCTTCTCGACGAACCAGCTGCGGGGATGAATCCGACCGAATCGCAGGAGCTCATGGAGCTCTTGCGCAAAATCCTCGAACGTGGGATCACCGTTTTTCTCATCGAGCATGATATGCGCGTGGTCATGAGCATTTCAGATTGGATTTATGTTTTGGACGAAGGGATGCTGATTGCCAGCGGGAAACCAGCGGAGATCCAGAACCATCCGAAAGTTATTGAAGCATACTTGGGGGAAACGGTTGCAGTGGCACACGCCGGGGGAGGCGCTTGCGAATGA
- a CDS encoding HtrA protease/chaperone protein: MRAPRQLIRLFVSLTLLLAVFLIGYQIGGHRSRGVIIDSVHAAPPQASRTESRRTEIVEAAEKVSPAIVSVGASRTSYVVSPFFDFFHDYAIFPYQEKIPYLGSGVIISSDGLIVTNYHVIENAEDVFVTLSDGRELPVSVVAADSIVDLALLKANATNLPAAKLGDSDDLMVGEWVLAMGNPFGNLIGDPHPTVTVGVVSALKRSFRSAGPSPKVYQDMIQTDAAINPGNSGGALVNAAGEVIGINTFIVSRTGGSIGIGFAIPINRVKGLVEEVRKYGRIRPKFVDFRVQNANARIARILGARSKEGAVVSEIQRNGPAYRGGLRVGDIIVEVDGQPVRSADDLSLYLSSLQVGSTVTCIVDRGGQKMRVTFTIEEAREAR, translated from the coding sequence ATGCGTGCACCTCGGCAGCTAATCCGCTTGTTTGTATCACTAACTCTGTTGTTGGCTGTGTTTCTTATCGGCTATCAGATTGGGGGGCACCGATCCCGGGGAGTGATCATTGACTCCGTGCATGCGGCCCCTCCCCAAGCCTCACGCACAGAGAGTCGGCGCACGGAGATTGTCGAAGCCGCAGAGAAGGTTTCCCCTGCAATCGTGAGTGTGGGCGCCTCGCGGACCTCGTACGTCGTGAGTCCATTTTTCGATTTCTTTCACGATTACGCAATCTTCCCCTACCAAGAGAAGATACCCTACTTGGGCTCAGGGGTGATCATTTCTTCCGATGGCTTGATCGTAACGAATTATCACGTCATTGAGAATGCGGAAGATGTATTCGTCACGCTCAGTGATGGGCGTGAGCTGCCGGTGAGCGTCGTCGCTGCGGACTCTATCGTTGATCTTGCGTTGCTGAAGGCGAACGCGACCAACCTCCCGGCAGCCAAGCTGGGCGATAGCGATGATCTTATGGTGGGCGAATGGGTTTTGGCGATGGGGAATCCTTTCGGGAATCTGATTGGCGATCCACATCCCACCGTTACCGTGGGGGTAGTGAGTGCTCTGAAACGAAGCTTTCGTTCTGCTGGTCCCTCGCCAAAAGTGTATCAGGACATGATTCAGACCGACGCGGCCATCAATCCCGGCAACAGTGGGGGAGCACTGGTGAACGCGGCGGGCGAAGTGATTGGCATCAATACGTTCATTGTCTCGCGCACGGGCGGGTCCATCGGAATTGGATTTGCGATCCCGATCAATCGAGTGAAAGGCTTGGTCGAAGAAGTGCGCAAATATGGGCGCATCCGGCCGAAGTTCGTAGATTTTCGTGTGCAAAATGCAAATGCCCGCATCGCACGAATTCTTGGCGCCCGGTCAAAGGAAGGGGCTGTGGTCTCCGAAATTCAGCGCAACGGGCCGGCCTATCGGGGAGGACTACGGGTTGGGGACATCATTGTGGAAGTCGATGGACAGCCAGTGCGCAGTGCCGACGATTTATCGCTCTATTTGAGTAGCTTGCAGGTTGGTAGCACCGTCACGTGCATTGTCGACCGAGGCGGCCAGAAAATGCGAGTTACGTTCACCATCGAGGAAGCGCGAGAAGCCCGCTGA
- a CDS encoding oxidoreductase domain protein, producing the protein MPKIRIGVVGVGSIGDVHLAGYAAHPSLATIQAICDVNRTRLDAMGEKYGVAPEHRYTKFEHMLEREELDCLSVCTPNCFHYPYAAAALERGIATLIEKPITIRLEDAQHLAKIAARSGAKAMVAFSHRFIGMNIAAKRVLESGGIGKPFMIRVRYAHRGPYPGWAQGDWFYRRKLAGGGALLDMGIHAIDICHYLIGPITSVSAEVKTLRKDIEVDDNAVLIVDFGPARCLGYIECGWTSPPGFSGIEIYGDEGTLILDLVNGPKWIRGVTRPDGTIRTELRSLPVPKGPSHWPFQMDCWVKYVAGKRVPVALPQIQDGVRSLAVALAAMESSKTGKRIRIAKVK; encoded by the coding sequence ATGCCTAAGATTCGCATTGGCGTGGTCGGAGTCGGTTCCATTGGTGATGTCCATCTTGCAGGTTATGCAGCTCATCCGTCCCTTGCGACGATTCAGGCGATCTGCGATGTGAATCGCACGCGTTTGGACGCCATGGGAGAAAAGTACGGTGTGGCCCCGGAACACCGTTACACAAAGTTTGAGCACATGCTCGAAAGAGAGGAATTGGACTGCCTCTCTGTGTGCACACCGAACTGCTTTCATTATCCTTACGCGGCGGCCGCCCTTGAACGCGGCATCGCGACGCTGATCGAGAAGCCGATCACGATTCGGCTGGAGGATGCTCAGCATCTTGCAAAAATCGCTGCCCGAAGTGGGGCGAAAGCAATGGTTGCGTTCTCGCACCGATTCATTGGCATGAACATTGCCGCCAAAAGAGTTCTGGAATCAGGTGGCATCGGAAAACCTTTTATGATTCGGGTGCGTTATGCCCATCGTGGGCCATATCCGGGGTGGGCACAAGGCGACTGGTTTTACCGCCGCAAGTTAGCAGGGGGCGGCGCGCTGCTCGACATGGGGATCCATGCAATTGACATCTGTCATTATCTCATCGGGCCCATAACGTCTGTCAGCGCCGAAGTAAAGACGTTGCGCAAAGACATTGAGGTGGACGACAATGCGGTGCTCATTGTGGACTTCGGCCCTGCACGCTGCCTTGGCTATATCGAGTGCGGCTGGACAAGCCCACCAGGATTTTCCGGAATCGAAATCTATGGGGACGAAGGCACACTCATTCTCGACTTAGTGAACGGGCCGAAGTGGATCCGAGGGGTTACGCGCCCAGATGGCACCATTCGCACCGAGTTGCGGAGCCTACCTGTGCCGAAAGGTCCTTCGCACTGGCCTTTCCAAATGGACTGCTGGGTTAAATACGTTGCGGGCAAACGGGTCCCTGTCGCACTCCCACAAATTCAGGACGGGGTGCGTAGCCTTGCAGTAGCCCTTGCAGCCATGGAATCCTCGAAAACGGGTAAACGGATTCGCATTGCGAAAGTGAAGTGA
- a CDS encoding ATP-dependent Clp protease proteolytic subunit — protein sequence MSYYIPYVIEQSERGERAYDIYSRLLRDRIIFIGSPIDDHVANSVIAQMLFLESEDPDKDINLYINSPGGIVSSGLAIYDTMQYITPQITTICLGQAASMGAILLAAGAKGKRFALPNSRIMIHQPSGGAQGQATDIHIAAKEILRIRERLNEILAKHTGQPIERIQADSERDFFLSAEEAVEYGLIDKVIYDKKAFVKDREKDETSK from the coding sequence ATGAGTTACTACATTCCGTATGTGATTGAGCAAAGTGAGCGGGGGGAGCGGGCGTATGACATTTATTCCCGCCTCCTTCGGGATCGCATCATTTTCATCGGGTCTCCTATCGACGATCATGTTGCGAACAGCGTAATCGCTCAAATGCTCTTCTTGGAGAGCGAGGATCCCGACAAGGACATCAACCTCTATATCAATTCGCCGGGCGGGATTGTGAGTTCTGGCCTCGCGATCTATGACACGATGCAGTACATTACCCCGCAAATCACAACAATCTGCCTTGGCCAAGCTGCGTCCATGGGTGCCATTCTGCTTGCAGCCGGAGCCAAGGGAAAGCGCTTCGCTCTTCCGAACTCGCGCATCATGATCCATCAGCCCTCTGGCGGAGCACAGGGCCAAGCCACCGATATTCACATTGCAGCTAAAGAGATTCTGCGCATTCGTGAGCGGCTAAACGAAATACTGGCAAAACACACTGGCCAACCCATTGAGCGAATTCAAGCCGACAGCGAACGGGATTTCTTCCTCAGCGCAGAAGAAGCAGTGGAATACGGGCTTATCGACAAAGTCATCTACGACAAAAAGGCCTTTGTGAAAGATCGAGAAAAAGACGAAACCAGCAAGTAA